In Microbulbifer sp. THAF38, the sequence ATACAATGCTTTTGTGGAGGCTATAAGTATAATGGTCCCAGCTTGGCAAAAGATTCGCTTCAGTTGGGCTCATGATACTGTATTGGGTTTGATGGATGATGGAAACTGGACCTCTTTCGATATGCTGAGTAGTGGATATAAGAGTATTGTTCGATTGGCTGGAGATATTGCATATCGAGCAATAAAACTGAATCCTCACTTGGCAATTAGAGCCGTAAAAGATACTAAAGGGGTTGTGTTAATTGATGAAATTGATATGCATCTTCATCCATCTTGGCAGAAACAAGTTGTTAGTTTGCTAAAGCAGACATTTCCAAAAATTCAGTTTATAGTCACTTCCCATTCTCCATTTATTATTCAATCTGCGAAGAATCATGAATTGATAAAGTTTGGAGAAAATAGAGTCTACTCTATTTCTGAAAATGTGGCCTTAAAAGGACTTGAAGAAATTGTTGAAGATGAAATGGATGTTAAGAATCCTAGAAGAAGTGCAAAATATCAGAAATACTTAAATTTATCAGAAAAATATTTCTCACTTGTTAAAGGAGATAGACCAGTAAATGAAGAATCCATTGAAGATGTCAAGAACAAACTGGATGAAATTGAAATGGAATTTAGGGATGACCCTGTTTTAGTTGCTCTCTTGAAAGTAGAGCGTAAACTAGGGAAATTGTAATGAGACCTATAACCAAATCAAAATACAAACCATCTTCGTATATATTTGACCCTTACTCTAGCGCAAAAGATGAATTGATTTCAGCGCTCGGAAGTTATTGCAGCTATTGTGAACGACCAGGTTACTTTTCTGCGATAGATGTTGAGCATATCAGAGATAAAAATACGTATCCCAACCGTAAATTACTATGGCGTAATTTTTTACTTGGCTGCAAGAACTGTAATCCAATTAAGAGCACTAATAGTATTCTGAATATGTTTTTCCCAACTGTACACAACACTTTCAAGATTTTTATCTATGATAGACATGGAGGTGTGAGTGTTAACCAGGCAGTATTAGGGTCAGAAGTAGATGAAATAAAAGCTAAAAATCTTATCGAGTTAGTAGGTCTAGATCGAACTCCTGGGCACCCAAAATATAGCAACAAAGATAAAAGATGGAGTGAAAGAAAGGATGTCTACATGTTAGCGGAAAAGTACTTAGATAAATATCATCATGAGTTGATTGATCCAGACACAATCATTGACTTGGCCCTTGCTAAGGGCTTTTGGTCTATTTGGATGAGCGTTTTCGCAGATAAAGTGGAAATTGTTGATTTATTAGTAGAGCGCTTTACTGGAACCAAAATTTAGATTTGCATTATAATGAAACTGGGCATAACACCTCAAGAGGTGCGCTTTAACGGATGCCTATTAGTTGATTTGTTACACATTTCTAGAAGACTAATTATATATTCATTTTCCATTATGGAATTTAGTGAATTTACCTTTTCCGTTGCCCCTAAAAATGCAAATATCAACGCGATCGAAGCTACTATAGCTGGAAATAGATCATTGTTTGTATTAGTAAATGACAAAGCACTACCTAACCCAACAAAGGACATGAGCCATAATAATGTTGTGATGAAGTCACTTCGTTCCTTTAGATGCGAATTCGCTTGCTTTCTAGCAAGAATTTCAATTTCAACTTCCCGAGACATCGCAGGATCACTATTGATAGATTCTACCCAAGCGATTCCACTTGTGGCGATATTTCTGCGTATATCTTCTTGATTTGATTTGTAGACAATTGATCCAATTAATCTTGAAACAAATGCTCTTACAGTAAGTTGAAACTCCTTATTTAAGTTTCTTTGCTCTTGTAAATGTAAATCGATTATTTTCTTCAGTTTGCTCATGAGCTTTCCTGCGTGTAGGGTCACAAAGTATTGGTACTTTGAGCGTATTGTTGTTTATCATGTACAGTTTCGAGCCGAAAGAAAATTATTATATGAATTATATTTTCTATTGCATTAATTCAGATACGCCTCTAA encodes:
- a CDS encoding HNH endonuclease; the encoded protein is MRPITKSKYKPSSYIFDPYSSAKDELISALGSYCSYCERPGYFSAIDVEHIRDKNTYPNRKLLWRNFLLGCKNCNPIKSTNSILNMFFPTVHNTFKIFIYDRHGGVSVNQAVLGSEVDEIKAKNLIELVGLDRTPGHPKYSNKDKRWSERKDVYMLAEKYLDKYHHELIDPDTIIDLALAKGFWSIWMSVFADKVEIVDLLVERFTGTKI
- a CDS encoding AAA family ATPase, translating into MKIDSLTIQNFKCFEHLELNFDSNFNILIGDNASGKTSILDAASFVVGTYFIGARKATNDSKIELRPLKSSEKRRVLSPTEINYKLPFNIQTSITLNNKDFFWSRGTDKVSGGSTTYKEAASFINEAKSLCSNMFNEYDETNLPLIAYYGTERLFNERSQRSIEKKVTAKTDGYDSALDPRALEERFISWFANEEDEVLKFNKDKGLYNAFVEAISIMVPAWQKIRFSWAHDTVLGLMDDGNWTSFDMLSSGYKSIVRLAGDIAYRAIKLNPHLAIRAVKDTKGVVLIDEIDMHLHPSWQKQVVSLLKQTFPKIQFIVTSHSPFIIQSAKNHELIKFGENRVYSISENVALKGLEEIVEDEMDVKNPRRSAKYQKYLNLSEKYFSLVKGDRPVNEESIEDVKNKLDEIEMEFRDDPVLVALLKVERKLGKL